The genomic interval atgtcacacatcaagaaataaatggttcttgGGAAAGTgctgtgagtcctgggaaagggatggggggcttcctgaaggaggaaagcTTCAGCTGATCCCTCCAGGAGTGAGGCTAAGCAggtgagagtttctgagaagcaatgggacTATTTTAGTCCTCTGAATTCTTCAAGAGCAGAACAAAGTTGAGtttggttagtttggcagagagccagggatggtcaaggctcCAGCTGTTCTGTtgatggccctctgatttcactgtgagtgggaaggaagcacagagggactaaagaggtttcagtaccagccctgcacttcacccacactggatgtcttttggtgtgtgtcactaataacaaAGAGAGTAAAGTCCCCTGACCAATGCTAGAgattctcacattttaaataacaaccactggcaaggcaggagccaccaagaattgctgcatgtcagtggtccctaaggtttctgagttcatgccttctcactagccagtcatcttccCTCTATCTTGAGTGCAGGACTGACacatcactcttcctgtaagtatttgttcttggtgtcagAGGGCTCACCTGTGGAAGCCCAGTCtttaggtattttcagtcacatCTTTTAATAGTTGATAAcacctttgctaacatcatgatggatggaatgtattctggtgaagcttttggcaaaagtttcatcattacctatgtgacttatcattgttctgacaggacccacataatcctccaccatCCCCATACATTATAACTGCCCCGTGGATCTTCTCTAATTTGCTTGTTCACCTTGTGGAACTGATCTTCCTTTCCCATTatcctgagctaatttcttagcatcctttatttctcatcttattagttAGCATTCTTCAGGATGAGAAGAGCCAttcctgggcagtgtttggacCAGTCTTCCcctccacacatgatgaactattgaattagaatgaactagattctaatgaatcagtGAGATCACTGGATTAGAATGACGTGATGCAGAAGGCCCTCCCCTGTCTCAGGGAAGGtgctggaaagggcagcttggcttttggtgaattggagaagagtttgttatcagataggtgatGACACTAGCAGTGACCCTAACAGTctcttctctggaaattctattgtatcctgagTGTCACtggcatcttttgtgaaatcaccagtgttgtggcaatgccatTTGCCATTGAGGCATTCATTAAGTGTTTAAAGGTTCACCAATCAACATGTTGGCAAAACTGAGAACACTAATTGACATAGAAAGCCCTGTATTTCTAAGCAGCAGTTGATGCAAGACATGATCATTCTCTTAATGGGTTTCAGTAGCTGTGATCAtttgaagcaatgggcctatgcaGCTTACATGGGATCCTAAAGAGCAGATCGAAAGTGGAGGACATCTGATGattagttggcagagggccaggaaatgtcagggaagcagctgctTTGCTGGGACCTTTTTCAGTTCATTATGATTGTCAACAAATGCTAAAGGAGGCACAGAACCACTAATGAGATATCAGGGTAGGATGTTgctgcactttattctcagtggatttCTGTAGATTTTatggatatctgatataaataccagGAAGGGAAACTTACTATCCATGTACCAAGGTCTGAGACATTGAGTGCCTTTAGTCCTGCACACAGGTTATCAGGGATGGGAGATTCAAAGCACCAGGCAATCCAGGACTTTTTGCACCGTTTCAGGTATCGgctgacaattccaaaccaacatggctggccttccttatgcctttcagggacagtggggctgcagtaggTCATAAGGCATATATCTAGCCTTagagattggagacagacacatggcttatggGACCCAGTTTAAGGATATCTGCTCTGATATTTGAGGGCTTCACCGGgttccatgcatttcctcttcctcaggcctcctcttgggactccacatgatctctcttggccctatgccattcgtctgtacaaattcactgtgtttatgtacctacagggactactaggaaggcatcatccacacccttcttcctcactgagcaggagaagcagctgaaccaggtggataaactgacccttcagctacagatgatgaccaatgagaggaatgaactgctggaactcctggccctttataacaacaatgagttgaacaacaggtattcatcatgcccaTTTCTCTGGTAactgtcttgaccctactgtgtcctgagtgcatttgagaggcagaactgaagcctgtaggagtgagataggacataggctgttctgattcctccaaatgaaaaccagagcctgtggcctgaatcacaatctacAGAGTAGGGCATTAGGgagtaagatcacaacatgcatttcaagaggccttgacaggcattggcttttaggagatgctcagtgctctgaattgatatttacttttgctttttgctatgggagcagcttgaagggcctggtggtCCTACTCAGTCCATTTGTGTGTGACCAGAAGGCCTGGAATTCAATTCTGCtcctctcagcttgttccttacaCTATGAGACAATGCCCCCTATCTGCATTTCTGTGACATTCTATCTGTGTATGGGAGTTTATACAGCCATCCTCATGTAGTGCCTCCTCCGTGGCAATACTGATTATGAGTTCTGGGTATCCTTATAAGGAGAAAGAATCTGTTTTCTCAAGACAGTAGGAATGCCATTGCAGATTTCAGATAGACCTGGATCTGTGCCATAGACTCCAAGACCTTCTTAGAGAGCTAGTCTACCCGTCCAGGGCTACTGAGGGAGCTCCTGtagtcctgtctccttccctattgacacccagcctttcctggccatgGGACAGTGAGGCAATTCTAATGCACACCAGGAGATCCAGTATAgaattcagggtgtgacatccagtgggctagTGTAGTACAAAACAGAACCttaattcatgtggtccctgacaCCCGTGTTCATGGGGTTCTTTTCTCctgggccatgccctaccacaggctgaaatctGAGATTGACatgctgaaaacacagcataaggagatgtcagatgtaaagaaattccCCAAGGAGGTTTGTGAGGCCTCGTACAGGTGCAAGAAGCTGAGTGAGCAGACCAACTCCTACCAGTGAGTGCCTAATTTAGTAATTTACTAATTTAGTAAAAATTGGTAAGGACTGCTTCTGATAGTCTGaagtttttccagtcctgcctgatgcAGCTATCAGGAGGAATCTATCAGACCTAACTCCTACATTaaatggtcccaaataaacacactgaggcttatattacctacaaactgtatggttgaTGGCTTAAatttcttgctagttagctctatcatcttaacttaacccattctgttaatctatattttgccacatgccttctgcatggccaggctgctggcatgtttctccttgggtggcagcagGCATATGCTCTACCTCTGACTTTCTTCATTGTCTCGTCTGGATTTTtctacctggctccatcctgccttgccataggctaaagcagcttatttattaaccaatgggagcaacacatattcacagtatacagtaAAACATCCTTCAGTACCTTCTTCACCTTAGAACAAAGTTGGGCTGTGtttctagtctgtttacctcttagcaagcagcctgccttatatctcttggacttgtgcctcctaaactgagttctccaaagagtgaagagtctgagagcccctctcaacattttcctgtcaacttctggagcttctagacagaaaacatggtttgAACCATGAATGGTTTCTGCGGCTCTGGCAGGACCTCACAGAATGGTTTCTATGGGACACAAAGATGGAATGTATTCCTGCTGGATCTTCTGTCCTGCTCAGAGCATGGATTCcttctacctgctcatgttttcccaatactgtgaacaattaaacaccagggtgtgtgtgtgggaagtgGGGGATCCAGTTTTCAGAGGAACATGGATCCTTTAcagtcagggtcttcagaagttGTTGGAATTTTCCaggaatttggctattctctggctttggcctgcacctaagtgatgctgccatggctaatTTGGGTTCCCAAGGGCTGTTGGGAAAGGGGACAAGGGAtcttgcaggaatcatggtattaggAAGCAGGAgtgggagatggaggtggagctcatcatttttggtgacatttcagtaccctctacagtcagctccTGAGTGAATGGACTCAGCTAAGGGAAAAAGTGAGCATGTTGAAAGAGGACAACAGAAAGCTGCATGGGGAGCAGATTtcactacaagagtcctgtgaggaggccagaaggctctgtgaggaggcccatgagaagatgtatgacctctggacaaagcagcagcaggtaggttgaagcagcagagCCAAGCCCCCACTTgtctacccatacacacacatatacacacgcccatgtaaccatctactcacttatccaccTGACCCATCCCACccaatagttcatttctgtgatcattcacagtCTTTCTGGGGAGTTAGCCTCTTGGAAGGCAGTGCATGACTGGCAAGGAACCTGactgctctgctagaagctgcagtccattgagggagatGGGTCAATCACATGTCACTCACCAATATGCTAGTATGGGGCAGCATTACTGTGATGGGAGCCACTTAGGGAGTAGCACAGAGATCTGTGTGAATGAGTTCAATGGTCTTGGTCTGATTTGCTTGGCATAGGTcatatgagatcagaggcagaaacagcatggaaggaggaacatCCCCTACAAAAGCCAAATGACTGGGTCTTGTggacatctttttgggtgtcataTACTATTTTACCCTCTTCTTCTgagactgccatggtgttctctttaccaatccaagctcttggttcacactGACAGAAACTTAAGTAACAGCTTGTCAGTACTGTTTGCTCTGAGTggcaaggcaagttctcccatcctggatcttacactcggaagctcactggatgaccagggatgtggctAGGGCTTATGACAGACAAGGGTCAGGGTGGCAGATTTGAGATTTTAAGAGAACAATTTCTCCAAGTGCACTAACATAGCCTGCAGAAGCACAGCATGTTTCCCCAGGCATGTTTAGTCTCAAAATGATGGAAAGCAGAACTGTGAGTATCACTTGaaacagctagtgtgaggagtctCAATTCAACTCATAATGCCATCCTCGTTCAGTTGATGTCCTCCTCATTGCATTCTGTTCACTTATGGTTTgtggtgagtgtgagtgtgtgtgtgtgtgtggtgtgtacatgccTGAGGGTGCTTACATTTCTGGGTTTGTTGGAAGGCCAGATGATCACATCAAGAgacctctgttgctttctcccttattccctttagcccgggtctctcactgaacctgaaaactTCTCTTCTGGCTAAGTGGATAGCCACAGGTCTTTGGatccctgtctcctcacactagAGCTTCCTGTCTTTTACTGTCTCATCTCATTGATAAATGATTCATTTGGTCAGAAAGTAAACTCacttgttggtttctcttaatttctgcacttttttattggtttggaacaaatgcattttttttttccagacagggtttctttgtgtagctttgcgcctttcctggaactcacttggtagaccaggctggcctcgaactcacagagatccacctgcctctgcctcccgagtgctgggattaaaggcgtgcgccaccaccgcccggctcacaaatgcattttgtaataaataaaaaaatcaaacaatggagctattttaaaaatcaatgtagaCTTTTCTTTCACTGAATATAGATAACATCCCATGAAATGTCTGGTTTATCTTACTACCTACAcaacatggaacctgacattttgatgctcactctatcatATTTATAGCTGTGTCTTAGAAAGACTCCTCCTACTAGATGTATAGAATATTGCATTTCAAAAAAGTGCTATGGGTGACCTAAGTAGCCTCCTACTGACTTAACTGGGGCTGTTTTCACATAATATGCACTGTAATCCAGTCAAaagttgggtaatgacaatggtgATTCCCATTCGCAAGTGCAATCaatgtcttttgtgtcagaatctgggcaggtttagtgaggagactatgatgggtcaacttggatctatcaggaggcttcatgtccagccctcttccatgGGCACTTGGTATTGTGTGGTCAAACTCatttgtgcagaggttgttattTATCTGTACAATCATTGAGTCTGTGATAAAAACTGTCCTAGGAGGGGAAATAATTTCAGGACAGGGCAGAAAAGCCTGGCTGTgtctaagaggcttgtagacaacagggaggacccactacctctcCCTGTAGTACAAAAGGAGTTGCAACATTCCAGCCCCGTCCCTTGCCCTTCTGGGTTCaagagagttgtgtgtgtgtatttgtgttttcttatgtgtaattttgtgggtatgaaaatatgtgtttgagcctctctgtgtatgttcactcactcacggaacaatggaacatctttaagaatggtggagacagatttgaatgagaaaggagTATGCCTAATCTtgttagtaccactttgcatcagtcaaagaacagaTGATGTTGTCCATCATTttgcatgtccaca from Peromyscus maniculatus bairdii isolate BWxNUB_F1_BW_parent chromosome 18, HU_Pman_BW_mat_3.1, whole genome shotgun sequence carries:
- the LOC143269349 gene encoding disks large homolog 5-like translates to MCHAVGTTRKASSTPFFLTEQEKQLNQVDKLTLQLQMMTNERNELLELLALYNNNELNNRLKSEIDMLKTQHKEMSDVKKFPKEVCEASYRCKKLSEQTNSYHTLYSQLLSEWTQLREKVSMLKEDNRKLHGEQISLQESCEEARRLCEEAHEKMYDLWTKQQQEHQRLEEDLQSLMKQKELLTRQRDLAAKLQHHFTVSQMRFENLQQELEQTTAQDESLLQMELLKQKHYVSVPVKETGKGGRSQRHLEGMTFYTPGSRPPQKMPPLFNFELTREANINLP